One Halolamina litorea genomic window carries:
- a CDS encoding DUF21 domain-containing protein, whose amino-acid sequence MVDPIVIGGAVATLVLLACSAFFSSSEIAIFSLPVESDTADEGGNEHVLAALRSDPHRLLVTLLVGNNVVNVAISSIITVIVARALDPGAAVVAATVLTSTLVLVFGEIVPKAYGLSNAAEWSLTVAPAISLVERLLSPLITVFDWVSRVISGFIDGEEDIERPYIE is encoded by the coding sequence ATGGTCGATCCCATCGTCATCGGCGGTGCCGTGGCGACGCTCGTGTTGCTCGCGTGTAGCGCCTTCTTCTCCAGTTCCGAGATCGCGATCTTCTCGCTGCCGGTGGAGTCCGACACCGCCGACGAGGGTGGGAACGAACACGTTCTCGCGGCGCTCCGTTCGGACCCCCACCGGCTGCTGGTGACGCTACTGGTGGGGAACAACGTGGTCAACGTCGCGATATCGAGCATCATTACGGTGATCGTCGCCCGAGCGCTCGACCCGGGTGCCGCCGTCGTCGCGGCGACCGTGCTCACGAGTACGCTCGTGCTGGTCTTCGGCGAGATCGTCCCGAAGGCTTACGGGCTGAGCAACGCCGCCGAGTGGTCGCTCACGGTCGCGCCCGCCATCTCGCTCGTCGAACGGCTGCTCTCGCCGCTGATCACGGTGTTCGACTGGGTGAGCCGCGTGATCAGCGGGTTCATCGACGGCGAGGAGGACATCGAGCGCCCCTACATCGAGTAG
- a CDS encoding DUF2267 domain-containing protein produces MNFDEFTGEIQHRLELPGTGEAVRATRATLMTLGQRIPEGNAEDLAASLPMEIKWYMTGAVHDHGQRFDWSEFVDRVSEIEGVEGQEAAYHSQVVMDLVASLVPQSDLRQLRDALPESEADEDWGKLFGVIDSGGWEARSQQ; encoded by the coding sequence ATGAACTTCGACGAGTTCACCGGCGAGATACAGCACCGACTCGAACTGCCCGGAACCGGCGAGGCGGTGCGGGCGACGCGGGCAACGCTGATGACGCTCGGCCAGCGCATCCCTGAGGGGAACGCGGAGGACCTCGCCGCGTCGCTCCCGATGGAGATCAAGTGGTACATGACCGGCGCGGTCCACGACCACGGTCAGCGGTTCGACTGGTCCGAGTTCGTCGACCGCGTGAGCGAAATCGAGGGCGTCGAGGGGCAGGAGGCGGCCTACCACTCGCAGGTCGTCATGGACCTCGTCGCCTCGCTGGTACCCCAGTCGGACCTCAGACAGCTCCGCGACGCGCTGCCGGAGAGCGAGGCGGACGAGGACTGGGGGAAGCTGTTCGGCGTGATCGACTCGGGCGGTTGGGAGGCGCGATCCCAGCAGTAG
- a CDS encoding cation:proton antiporter — MALEFHFVLVLLLVYGTSYLFKFLENYDIPILLVEIIAGIVFGSVFGVVDESIAGWEFFTTLAAFGLLVIMFEAGLELDPEPVLERPKTVGFMAILTFLLPFLAGFGFGQVLGLNFFASFLIGVTLSTTSLGLVYPLLEDFGYLDTERGQLILAVTVLCDILSVVALAYGITLTSDNRVRGTIIVTGALLFFFIVVPVFLVDYIGRIIPESIKTNPVKFSIFFALALAFAFEYIGVHAILGAFFAGLIIAQSTEDRSGFDIEKNMKPVADLVTPVFFFYVGMQAAIPEVTPYNMLMLGGVLFIGIGSKIIGGVVGGMALGLEGQTTKLLASVMPGQLAMSVAAAAIGLNRGIIEPNLYNSLIVLAASSVFVSSILFRHFSERDRRQNGTTRIDDTPFETSRFEWAGSGSDRL; from the coding sequence ATGGCACTGGAGTTTCACTTCGTCCTCGTCCTCCTGTTGGTGTACGGGACGAGCTATCTGTTCAAGTTCCTCGAGAACTACGACATCCCGATCCTGTTGGTGGAGATCATCGCCGGGATCGTCTTCGGATCGGTGTTCGGCGTCGTCGACGAGAGCATCGCCGGCTGGGAGTTCTTCACGACGCTCGCGGCGTTCGGCTTGCTCGTGATCATGTTCGAAGCGGGGCTCGAGTTGGACCCCGAGCCGGTGCTGGAGCGACCCAAGACGGTCGGGTTCATGGCGATACTGACGTTCCTGCTCCCGTTCCTCGCCGGCTTCGGCTTCGGCCAGGTGCTCGGGCTGAACTTCTTCGCCTCGTTCTTGATCGGCGTCACGCTCTCGACGACCTCGCTCGGGCTCGTCTACCCGCTGCTCGAGGACTTCGGCTACCTCGACACCGAGCGCGGCCAACTGATCCTCGCGGTCACGGTTCTCTGTGACATTCTCTCGGTCGTCGCACTCGCCTACGGGATCACGCTGACCTCCGACAACCGCGTCCGTGGGACGATCATCGTCACCGGCGCGCTGTTGTTCTTCTTCATCGTCGTCCCGGTGTTCCTCGTCGACTACATCGGGCGGATCATCCCGGAGTCGATCAAGACCAACCCGGTGAAGTTCTCGATCTTCTTCGCGCTGGCGCTGGCGTTCGCCTTCGAGTACATCGGCGTCCACGCAATCCTCGGGGCGTTCTTCGCCGGGCTGATCATCGCCCAATCGACGGAGGACCGTAGCGGCTTCGACATCGAGAAGAACATGAAGCCGGTCGCTGACTTGGTGACGCCGGTGTTCTTCTTCTACGTGGGGATGCAGGCGGCGATCCCGGAGGTCACCCCCTACAACATGCTGATGCTCGGCGGCGTGCTGTTCATCGGGATCGGCTCGAAGATCATCGGCGGCGTCGTCGGTGGGATGGCCCTCGGCCTTGAGGGCCAGACGACGAAGCTGCTGGCCTCCGTGATGCCCGGACAGCTCGCGATGTCGGTCGCGGCGGCCGCCATCGGCCTCAACCGCGGGATCATCGAGCCGAACCTCTACAACTCCCTGATCGTGCTCGCGGCGTCGTCGGTGTTCGTCTCCTCGATCCTGTTCCGGCACTTCTCGGAGCGGGACCGCCGGCAGAACGGCACCACCCGGATCGACGACACGCCGTTCGAGACGAGCCGGTTCGAGTGGGCCGGCTCCGGCTCCGACCGCCTGTAG
- a CDS encoding DoxX family protein — MSLLQTVTLDGAAGTIFLLTRLVFGLVLAFMGLNHFMDIEGMSGYAAAKGIPAPEFGVIASGVMLILGGLGIAAGVYPVIAAGALVTFFLVATPTIHDFWNAEDTQGEMTHFLKNAALLGGSLAFLALGGTEWPLALNVGVF; from the coding sequence ATGAGCCTGCTCCAGACCGTGACCCTCGACGGCGCCGCCGGCACCATCTTCCTCCTGACCCGACTCGTGTTCGGCCTCGTGCTCGCGTTCATGGGCCTGAACCACTTCATGGACATCGAGGGGATGTCCGGCTACGCCGCCGCGAAGGGGATCCCCGCGCCGGAGTTCGGCGTGATCGCTTCCGGCGTCATGCTGATCCTCGGCGGCCTCGGCATCGCCGCCGGCGTCTACCCCGTGATCGCGGCGGGTGCGCTCGTCACCTTCTTCCTCGTGGCGACGCCGACGATCCACGACTTCTGGAACGCCGAGGACACCCAGGGTGAGATGACCCACTTCCTGAAGAACGCCGCCCTGCTCGGCGGGTCGCTCGCGTTCCTCGCGCTCGGTGGCACCGAGTGGCCGCTGGCGCTCAACGTCGGCGTCTTCTGA
- a CDS encoding transcription factor S produces MKFCDECGSMMKAEDDQWVCGSCGATESRNEAEESGMTTEQEQEESEIVDMSDVGEEAMGPTTKVRCPECGHDRASYEMKQIRSADESETRFFTCTECGHKWREDDH; encoded by the coding sequence ATGAAGTTCTGCGACGAGTGCGGATCGATGATGAAAGCCGAAGACGACCAGTGGGTCTGTGGCAGCTGTGGCGCCACCGAGTCCCGGAACGAGGCCGAGGAGTCCGGCATGACCACCGAACAGGAACAGGAGGAGAGCGAGATCGTCGACATGTCCGACGTCGGTGAGGAGGCGATGGGACCGACCACGAAGGTCCGCTGTCCGGAGTGTGGCCACGACCGTGCCAGCTACGAGATGAAGCAGATCCGCTCGGCCGACGAGTCCGAGACGCGCTTTTTCACCTGTACGGAGTGCGGCCACAAGTGGCGCGAGGACGACCACTGA
- a CDS encoding transporter, with amino-acid sequence MALIDTTFSMLHVLFAGLWTGATIFYAWRIHPLLVDGNIGAAPTMSITTGLQWLTRIGALVFVATGGHMAGTRYGDGRLFSDPMGHAVLGMLALWLVVTALMEVSMGRIQSELDTGRIQTAGRENETLVRAAAAFSVVLLFLGGYLAQPLV; translated from the coding sequence ATGGCACTCATCGATACGACGTTCAGCATGCTGCACGTGCTGTTCGCCGGGCTCTGGACCGGGGCGACGATCTTCTACGCGTGGCGGATCCACCCGCTGCTCGTCGACGGCAACATCGGCGCCGCGCCGACGATGTCGATCACGACGGGGCTCCAGTGGCTCACCCGGATCGGCGCGCTCGTCTTCGTCGCCACCGGCGGGCACATGGCGGGGACGAGGTACGGCGACGGGCGACTGTTCAGCGACCCGATGGGTCACGCCGTCCTCGGCATGCTCGCCCTCTGGTTGGTCGTGACCGCCCTGATGGAGGTCTCGATGGGCCGGATCCAGAGCGAACTCGACACGGGTCGCATTCAGACTGCCGGCCGCGAGAACGAGACGCTCGTCCGTGCGGCCGCGGCGTTCTCGGTCGTCCTGCTCTTCCTCGGCGGCTACCTCGCCCAGCCGCTGGTCTGA
- a CDS encoding BGTF surface domain-containing protein, which yields MFRPRTVLLVTLLLFAPAASATAAAVDARPVPAIDGGFSDDTVTNGQSGSTTTLDIDTDANTVRITATRDGQPVPADTLVGILGGDGLVGTRDREAEYTVPGDGASFRAEFAEKRPGVYNLTVRGDDGETATASVTVFSVGYTFTVANSATGRGGIAEITIDTPGPEDHGTLVVGSGDAGYRATVAFADGGDDRVTVRFNTFAAGNDSLNVVDAGNASDQVRVVNQSERPTLLAPGVYRLTVWSGNDSETVPERASFSTLTIGERGEPPAQNVSLAAAPASLPRSAASDVAGPTGPDDAVAMSDWTVLDLRGPAVEGIVDAYGGLGAAAASSALRLEVEQTNPTPSCARRELVLGETDPTLDANRSTLLLRASTTEFDADGAPNGACQAEPRAGDRYAVRFAVTDDRLVDAPNETVREFGFVEGGASLSPADRTVTPGENVTLSGNTTYAPGTTFRVAVSSVENATPGFERRTTARVGSDGRWSATFDLSARAPGERVVVRSIRFNGALHANASVVARSTTTPTPTVTLTPTANPTATPPLSPSPTTSPTASRTTPETPSVAETPTRTRVPGLGVHAALLALIGGGLASRER from the coding sequence GTGTTCCGACCCCGAACGGTCCTTCTGGTCACCCTCCTCCTGTTCGCGCCGGCGGCCTCGGCCACCGCGGCGGCCGTCGACGCCCGCCCAGTCCCGGCCATCGACGGCGGCTTCTCCGACGACACGGTCACGAACGGGCAGAGCGGATCGACGACGACACTCGATATCGACACCGACGCGAACACCGTCAGAATCACGGCGACGCGGGACGGTCAGCCCGTACCGGCTGACACCCTCGTGGGAATCCTCGGCGGCGACGGCCTCGTCGGCACCCGTGACCGGGAAGCTGAGTACACGGTTCCCGGAGACGGCGCGTCGTTCCGTGCGGAGTTCGCCGAGAAACGTCCCGGCGTGTACAACCTCACCGTCCGCGGGGACGACGGTGAGACGGCGACGGCTTCGGTGACGGTCTTCTCCGTCGGCTACACCTTCACGGTCGCGAACTCGGCGACGGGGCGCGGTGGGATCGCCGAGATCACGATCGACACGCCCGGCCCCGAGGATCACGGGACGCTGGTCGTCGGCAGCGGGGACGCCGGCTACCGAGCGACGGTCGCGTTCGCCGACGGCGGCGACGACCGCGTGACGGTTCGCTTCAACACCTTCGCGGCGGGGAACGACTCCCTGAACGTCGTCGACGCGGGGAACGCGAGCGACCAGGTCCGCGTGGTGAACCAGTCCGAACGACCGACCTTGCTCGCGCCAGGGGTCTACCGACTCACGGTGTGGTCGGGGAACGACTCGGAGACGGTTCCGGAGCGAGCAAGCTTCAGCACACTCACTATCGGCGAGCGTGGGGAGCCGCCGGCCCAGAACGTCTCCCTCGCCGCCGCTCCCGCGTCGCTCCCCCGTTCGGCGGCGAGCGACGTTGCCGGTCCGACGGGGCCGGACGACGCAGTCGCCATGTCCGACTGGACGGTCCTCGACCTCCGCGGGCCAGCGGTCGAAGGGATCGTCGACGCCTACGGCGGCCTCGGTGCGGCCGCGGCGTCGTCGGCGCTCCGCCTCGAGGTCGAGCAGACCAACCCGACCCCGAGTTGTGCTCGGCGGGAGTTGGTACTCGGCGAGACGGACCCGACACTGGACGCGAACCGATCGACGCTGCTCCTCCGCGCGTCGACCACCGAGTTCGACGCCGACGGCGCCCCGAACGGTGCCTGTCAGGCGGAACCCAGAGCCGGCGACCGCTATGCGGTCCGGTTCGCGGTGACCGACGACCGACTCGTCGACGCGCCGAACGAGACCGTCCGCGAGTTCGGCTTCGTCGAGGGGGGCGCGAGTCTCAGTCCGGCGGATCGGACGGTCACCCCGGGCGAGAACGTCACGCTCTCGGGGAACACCACCTACGCTCCCGGGACGACGTTCCGCGTCGCCGTGTCGTCGGTCGAGAACGCGACTCCGGGGTTCGAGCGGCGGACCACCGCGAGGGTTGGGTCGGACGGGCGCTGGAGCGCGACGTTCGACCTGAGCGCGCGGGCACCGGGCGAACGGGTCGTCGTTCGGTCGATCCGGTTCAACGGCGCCCTCCACGCGAACGCGAGCGTCGTCGCCCGGTCGACGACGACGCCGACGCCCACGGTCACCCTGACGCCGACAGCTAACCCGACAGCGACTCCCCCACTCTCGCCCTCACCGACTACCTCGCCGACCGCTAGCCGGACGACACCGGAGACACCGTCGGTCGCTGAAACGCCGACGCGAACCCGTGTCCCGGGGCTCGGTGTCCACGCGGCGCTGCTGGCGCTGATCGGTGGTGGACTGGCGTCGAGAGAAAGGTGA
- a CDS encoding tRNA (adenine-N1)-methyltransferase, with amino-acid sequence MGAFLLVHGDREYVRRPGEELQTDLGVLDVPEDVSHGDELETHLGEPFTVRKLRGPDLFEHFERTGAPMMPRDAGLVMGHTGAGGGDRVLDAGTGTGVLTAYLARAGADVTTYETDAEFAEVARSNMELGGVADRVDVRTGDVTEHLDELVEEEPFDVLTLDTGDSPVVVERAPELLTTGGFVAVYSPFVESVRETVEAARDGMTDIRTFETIQRRMDVGDRGTRPSTAGVGHTGYLTFARKE; translated from the coding sequence GTGGGTGCGTTTCTGCTGGTTCACGGCGACCGTGAGTACGTACGCCGTCCGGGCGAGGAACTCCAGACCGACCTCGGTGTGCTCGACGTGCCGGAGGACGTGAGCCACGGCGACGAACTGGAGACCCACCTCGGCGAGCCCTTCACCGTCCGGAAGCTTCGGGGCCCGGACCTGTTCGAGCACTTCGAGCGCACCGGCGCGCCGATGATGCCCCGCGACGCCGGGTTGGTGATGGGCCACACCGGCGCCGGCGGCGGCGACCGGGTCCTCGACGCCGGCACCGGGACTGGCGTGCTGACCGCCTACCTCGCCCGCGCCGGCGCCGATGTCACGACCTACGAGACCGACGCCGAGTTCGCGGAGGTCGCTCGCAGCAACATGGAACTGGGCGGGGTCGCCGACCGCGTCGACGTCAGAACGGGCGACGTGACCGAACACCTCGACGAACTGGTCGAGGAGGAACCCTTCGACGTGCTCACGCTCGACACCGGTGACTCGCCGGTCGTCGTCGAGCGCGCCCCGGAACTCCTGACCACCGGCGGGTTCGTCGCGGTTTACTCGCCGTTCGTGGAGTCAGTCCGGGAGACCGTCGAGGCCGCCCGCGACGGGATGACCGACATCCGGACGTTCGAGACGATCCAGCGCCGGATGGACGTGGGCGACCGCGGCACCCGGCCGTCGACGGCCGGCGTCGGCCACACGGGCTACCTCACGTTCGCGAGAAAGGAGTAG
- a CDS encoding creatininase family protein — protein sequence MYLADHTWPDIATADAGPVAFVPLGSTEQHGPHLPLSTDHVIAQGLARAAAERTGFVCTPPVNIGVSDHHRQFHGTMWVSPASFRDYVEDFTRNLTYHGIDRVVFVNAHGGNKQHLREVGRRLRADGTAFATPWMWDESIPELVDEVFETNGPHAGPKETSMLLHLDPETVKAEEFENARDGGLTDLGSAGHTRHGARVHYDTVENSGNGAFGDPTDASAEKGERIFEAACDELVQLGEWLADQRFEHLMPREHVGAPTGTKQ from the coding sequence ATGTACCTCGCCGACCACACGTGGCCCGACATCGCGACCGCCGACGCCGGCCCCGTGGCGTTCGTCCCGCTCGGGTCGACAGAACAGCACGGCCCGCACCTCCCGCTCTCGACCGACCACGTGATCGCACAGGGGTTGGCCCGTGCGGCCGCCGAGCGAACCGGGTTCGTCTGTACGCCGCCGGTGAACATCGGCGTCAGCGACCACCACCGACAGTTCCACGGCACGATGTGGGTCTCGCCCGCCTCGTTCCGGGACTACGTGGAGGACTTCACTCGGAACCTCACCTACCACGGTATCGACCGCGTGGTGTTCGTCAACGCCCACGGCGGCAACAAACAGCACCTCCGGGAAGTTGGCCGGCGCCTGCGCGCCGACGGGACCGCGTTCGCGACGCCGTGGATGTGGGACGAGTCGATCCCGGAGTTGGTCGACGAGGTCTTCGAGACCAACGGTCCCCACGCCGGCCCGAAGGAGACCTCGATGCTGCTGCACCTCGACCCGGAGACGGTCAAGGCCGAGGAGTTCGAGAACGCCCGCGACGGCGGCCTGACCGACCTCGGCAGCGCGGGCCACACCCGCCACGGCGCGCGGGTCCACTACGACACGGTCGAGAACTCCGGCAACGGCGCCTTCGGCGACCCGACCGACGCCAGCGCCGAGAAAGGCGAGCGCATCTTCGAGGCCGCCTGTGACGAACTGGTCCAGTTGGGTGAGTGGCTCGCCGACCAGCGGTTCGAGCACCTCATGCCCCGCGAACACGTCGGCGCCCCGACTGGTACGAAACAATAA
- a CDS encoding ATP-NAD kinase family protein yields the protein MHVGFVLNPIAGMGGRVGLKGTDGKVAEARERGAEPRAPQRAERALAELAERLPDAEISTWGDPMGESAVRAAGYEPDVLGEPDADETRSADTRAAVDAFLDAGVDLVLFVGGDGTAADVAEALEGTDTPMLGIPAGVKVYSSVFAVSPEDAAYILASYERTERREVMDINEDEYREGEVNPELRAVARVPVAEAMQSSKQLGGGTVEALAAGVADDIRAEPERTYVLGPGSTVGTIKDELGFAGSPIGVDVWRDGEVVAKDATEAEILDALGDDNVIVVSPIGGQGFVFGRGNPQLSPDVIRQCDVTIVASRAKLDGVSVLRADTDDPELDEELQGWWKVRVGKFETRMMKLV from the coding sequence ATGCACGTTGGCTTCGTCCTCAACCCCATCGCGGGTATGGGTGGCCGCGTCGGCCTGAAAGGGACCGACGGGAAGGTCGCGGAGGCCCGCGAACGCGGCGCCGAACCCCGCGCCCCACAGCGCGCCGAACGCGCGCTCGCCGAACTCGCCGAGCGACTGCCCGACGCCGAGATCTCCACGTGGGGCGACCCGATGGGCGAGTCGGCGGTCCGTGCGGCGGGCTACGAACCCGACGTACTCGGCGAACCCGATGCCGACGAAACGAGGTCGGCCGACACCCGCGCCGCCGTCGACGCCTTCCTCGACGCCGGCGTCGATCTGGTGCTGTTCGTCGGCGGCGACGGCACCGCCGCGGACGTGGCCGAAGCCCTCGAAGGGACCGACACGCCGATGCTCGGGATCCCGGCGGGCGTGAAGGTCTACTCCTCGGTGTTCGCCGTCTCGCCGGAGGACGCCGCCTACATCCTCGCGAGCTACGAGCGCACCGAGCGCCGGGAGGTCATGGACATCAACGAGGACGAATACCGCGAGGGCGAGGTCAACCCCGAACTCCGGGCGGTCGCGCGGGTGCCCGTCGCCGAGGCGATGCAGTCCTCCAAACAGCTCGGCGGCGGCACCGTCGAGGCGCTCGCGGCGGGCGTCGCCGACGACATCCGCGCCGAACCGGAGCGGACCTACGTTCTCGGCCCGGGCTCGACGGTCGGGACGATCAAGGACGAACTGGGCTTCGCGGGCTCGCCGATCGGCGTCGACGTGTGGCGCGACGGCGAGGTGGTCGCCAAGGACGCCACCGAAGCGGAGATCCTCGACGCGCTTGGCGACGACAACGTCATCGTCGTCTCCCCCATCGGCGGCCAAGGGTTCGTCTTCGGCCGCGGGAACCCACAACTCTCGCCCGACGTGATCCGGCAGTGTGACGTGACCATCGTCGCCTCGCGGGCGAAACTGGACGGTGTAAGCGTGCTCCGGGCCGACACGGACGACCCGGAACTGGACGAGGAGCTACAGGGTTGGTGGAAGGTCCGCGTCGGGAAGTTCGAGACGCGGATGATGAAGCTGGTATAG
- the mvaD gene encoding phosphomevalonate decarboxylase MvaD — MSHKATARAHPIQGLVKYHGMRDTELRLPYHDSISVCTAPSNTTTTVEFLPDAGDDTYIIDGEGVDGRGAERIRHVLDHVRDLAGIDHAVRMESENSFPSNVGFGSSSSGFAALAMAASEAAGMDLTRPEISTIARRGSSSAARAVTGAYSDLSAGLNDKDCRSHRLPTGEGEDGFDPEEDLRIVTALVPAYKETEEAHKEAEASHMFDARLAHVQDQLVEMRDALREGSFHRIFGTAEHDSLSLTATTMTGPSGWVYWKPETIAVFNAVRELRETGVPVYFSTDTGASVYVNTTAEYADVVEEKVAETGVETEVWEIGGPAELLDESDALF; from the coding sequence ATGTCCCACAAAGCCACCGCGCGGGCCCACCCCATTCAGGGCCTCGTGAAGTACCACGGGATGCGCGACACGGAGCTTCGCCTCCCCTACCACGACTCGATCAGCGTCTGTACCGCCCCCTCGAACACGACGACGACCGTCGAGTTCCTCCCCGATGCCGGCGACGACACCTACATCATCGACGGCGAGGGCGTCGACGGCCGCGGCGCCGAACGCATCCGCCACGTGCTCGATCACGTCCGCGACCTCGCGGGCATCGACCACGCGGTCCGAATGGAGAGCGAGAACTCCTTCCCCTCGAACGTCGGCTTCGGCTCCTCCTCCTCGGGCTTCGCAGCGCTGGCGATGGCCGCCAGCGAAGCCGCCGGGATGGACCTCACCCGGCCCGAGATCTCGACGATCGCCCGCCGCGGCTCGTCGTCGGCGGCCCGCGCGGTCACGGGCGCCTACTCCGACCTCTCGGCCGGGCTGAACGACAAGGACTGCCGGTCCCACCGCCTCCCGACGGGCGAGGGCGAGGACGGGTTCGACCCCGAGGAGGACCTCCGGATCGTCACCGCGCTCGTCCCCGCCTACAAGGAGACCGAGGAGGCCCACAAGGAAGCAGAGGCGAGCCACATGTTCGACGCACGGCTCGCGCACGTGCAGGACCAGCTCGTCGAGATGCGCGACGCGCTCCGCGAGGGGAGCTTCCACCGCATCTTCGGCACCGCGGAACACGACTCGCTCTCGCTGACGGCGACGACGATGACCGGGCCCTCTGGCTGGGTCTACTGGAAGCCCGAGACCATCGCCGTGTTCAACGCCGTCCGCGAACTGCGCGAGACCGGCGTCCCGGTCTACTTCTCGACGGACACCGGCGCCTCGGTGTACGTCAACACGACCGCGGAGTACGCCGACGTGGTCGAGGAGAAAGTCGCCGAGACGGGCGTCGAGACGGAAGTCTGGGAGATCGGCGGGCCCGCCGAACTGCTGGATGAAAGCGACGCGCTGTTCTAA
- a CDS encoding nascent polypeptide-associated complex protein, with the protein MFGGGGLNPRKMQQMMKQMGIDVEELDAEEVIIRTGDEELYFDGAQVTKMDAQGQETYQIVGEPSVRETGDAEAIEEADEGDDSGIPDADVEIVAQRAGVTESTARKTLEENDGDLAAAVSELE; encoded by the coding sequence ATGTTTGGAGGCGGCGGACTGAACCCGCGCAAGATGCAGCAGATGATGAAGCAGATGGGCATCGACGTCGAGGAGCTCGACGCCGAGGAAGTGATCATCCGGACCGGCGACGAGGAGCTCTACTTCGACGGCGCGCAGGTCACCAAGATGGACGCACAGGGCCAGGAGACCTACCAGATCGTCGGCGAGCCGTCCGTCCGGGAGACGGGCGACGCCGAAGCGATCGAGGAGGCAGACGAGGGAGACGACAGCGGCATCCCGGACGCCGACGTGGAGATCGTCGCTCAGCGAGCGGGCGTCACCGAGTCCACGGCCCGGAAGACCCTCGAGGAGAACGACGGTGACCTCGCGGCGGCCGTCTCGGAGCTGGAGTAA